The nucleotide window ATGGTTAGGTTTGTTACTATTAAGGGGATTGATTGATTATTAAtagtaattattattattgatttgtgtgtgtgtgtgtacgaACCTTTACTCTTAGTTCAAAATAGTATAGAACACGAAAAAATATACCAAAACTAAGAATGTATTTAcaccaaaaattaattttaattgcaCTAGAGTGAGTTCATACTACATTTATGTAGGCTCGAAGTGTCACTCAAACTATCAGCTGCTACTAGAAGTGAAGTTTCAAGGGTAATTTTTCAATAACTGTGCCAGATTATGCAGATAAAAGCAGTAGATAGCACTAAACACTTAGAAATGTTTTTAGAGAGTAGAATGAGCATTTTAGCTGTGAGGAGCAGAGTGTGTTAAGTGAAGGGGCCATTTTAGTTCAGAATGCTAAAAAAGTGAGttctaaaattatttgctgaattcTAGAAGGTAACAATTTCTGCAAAGCAAgataaggaaaacattttaaagtagaAGAAtagaaagcaatttaaaatttgAGAATGTCAAGTGGCATTGGAGCAAATAGAAATCAGATTAttgaaatgcatttcatttacTCTTCATTGTTTCCTCTCTATAGAAACCTCAGCCACACTTCATCAAAATGCAGCGGAGTCTATTACATACTGCATCTCATCTGGCGCATGGGACATGTTTGGGTTTTCCTCGCACTAGTACCTTTCAGTGCTTAAAAGGACAATCAGTGTTGTCTAATGTTGGATGCAAAGTGATTTTAGCACTGGACCGTCCTAAACGATGTCTTCATGCAGGTGCAGCACAGTTTGTCTCAAAGAAAAGCGGTTTTTCATCACAGCCAGCAGACACTCCTCACAAAGTATCAGAAGAGAGAAATCCTTTGACTTCGGCCACTGATACACCCAAGCAGAGCCCTGTAGAGTCAGATTCTTCAGATCCTGATCCATTACAAGACAAATCAATTAGTCTCGTTCAGAGATTCAAGAAAACTTTTAAACAGTATGGAAAAGTCATGATTCCAGTGCATCTTCTGACTTCTACTGTATGGTTTGGATCCTTTTACTATGCAGCCATGAAGTAAGTTGGTATTTTGTTGCAGTGCCCCATACTGCTGTTGAATTGAGACTGACTTTCACACGTGAAAGGacatataaattattattacatGTTAAAAAGTGCCTCAATATCTAGTAGGGAAATGATGCTTCAGTTAAAAATGTAGCCTAAGATTAGTATCGAAAGTATATAGAATTCATGAGAGTGTCACGTACATACTATTGTCATGTAGTTATTGCTGTGTACCAGATATGTTGTTAACATTTGAAGGAATGCTCATCTCCGCAAAATATGCATGGATGTAAACAGCACTGAAATTACTAGTAACCTCTCACAAGGTAAAGATAGGGATTTGGAATCCTGATTACAAATTGCTAGGTGAGATCTTTATAGAcctgttctttttttgctgttggacTTGAGGGTTATTTCACCAATTCTTCCCCCCTTCATCCCCAGTTCTCCTTCATCATTGGACTTCCATGTCGTTTACCTCACTCTGAGCTCCTTGCAAGCCATGtgtatcttttccttttttacttctttttcctgtctttcctgTCTTCCACTGAAAAAATTGCTACTGTAGGCCAGACTTTTTAAttggaaattaaatatttgtgtagctaaaaaaaagataagtattctaattttagtttctttcaGCTATAGCATGTGCCAGATACTGTTATGGAAAATGGCatttattgggaaaaaaacctactaTATCAGCTATGAGCTGCTAGTTCAGGTGAAAGAGTTTTTATCTATCTGCACATGGTTTGCTAAATATGAGTAAATGTTTATCTCTGGATTGCAagtgttttgtatttaataataGAAAGCATGAAACAACGACAGTTCATGGCGGCAACAGTGAGGCTTTGACATCTGAATGCCTTACCGCACAAGTGTTTGTTTTAGTTACTCTAACCAGCTGGCATAATTGCCCTTTCTAGGAGCTATAGATCCAAATGTCATTCTAAATTTAGCTCATGTCAGAGGAATAAAGGTCTTgagctataaaaatattttgctttggaTGAATTCAGGTTGATGCTTACATCCAGACATTTCAGATTGAGTGAAGATTACTTTTCTTGAAACACTTAAGTTAGCTGCtaaaatcagtatttatttGATGgatgaaaacaacagaaatatttaactaGAAATTATAACAAAGCTTCAGTTTGTCATGCCATAGGAGCAAGACCCTCCTGAAGTGGAAA belongs to Haliaeetus albicilla chromosome 3, bHalAlb1.1, whole genome shotgun sequence and includes:
- the FAM210A gene encoding protein FAM210A — translated: MQRSLLHTASHLAHGTCLGFPRTSTFQCLKGQSVLSNVGCKVILALDRPKRCLHAGAAQFVSKKSGFSSQPADTPHKVSEERNPLTSATDTPKQSPVESDSSDPDPLQDKSISLVQRFKKTFKQYGKVMIPVHLLTSTVWFGSFYYAAMKGVNVVPFLELIGLPESIVNILKNSQSGNALTAYALYKIATPARYTVTLGGTSITVKYLRKNGYMSTPPPVKEYLQDRMEETKDKITEKMEETKDKITEKIQETKDKVSFKKIKD